The proteins below come from a single candidate division KSB1 bacterium genomic window:
- a CDS encoding type II toxin-antitoxin system PemK/MazF family toxin — MRRGDLYKVKKPSSKDPKKSRIFVVVSRQLLIDSQFSTVICAPLYSSHDGLSTQVLVGIAEGLKHDSSIHCDELVSLSKIILKNFICRLSPLKLNELNQTLKIALEIRD; from the coding sequence GTGAGACGTGGCGATTTATATAAAGTTAAAAAGCCCTCCTCTAAGGATCCAAAAAAGTCGAGAATATTTGTAGTAGTTAGTCGGCAACTATTAATAGATTCACAATTTTCTACAGTCATTTGTGCACCACTTTATTCGAGTCATGATGGTTTATCCACTCAGGTATTAGTTGGAATTGCTGAAGGACTTAAACATGACAGTAGTATTCATTGTGATGAGCTTGTAAGCCTTTCTAAAATTATATTGAAAAACTTCATTTGCAGGTTATCCCCATTAAAACTAAATGAATTAAATCAAACTTTAAAAATAGCTCTTGAAATAAGAGACTAA
- a CDS encoding TetR family transcriptional regulator: protein MEQLDTRTRLLDVAEELFAEKGIGSTSLRKIIAEAGVNLASIHYHFGSKEALAWEVFARRIKPVNAERLQRLDRIEERSGETPPNLEELIRAFIEPAIRIKFDEPERTKLILRLVAQLQSDSGNLGDHFVDLFEEVATRFIAAFQAALSQHSHAELYWRFKFMLGVMHMIMAQPPVQESKIFSPPELDLESILAHVIPFLVAGFKTPTLNVLKQE from the coding sequence ATGGAGCAACTTGACACGAGAACGAGACTGTTAGATGTGGCCGAAGAATTATTTGCAGAGAAGGGAATCGGATCAACTTCCCTGCGAAAAATTATTGCTGAAGCAGGCGTCAACCTCGCATCTATTCATTACCATTTTGGCTCCAAGGAAGCCCTTGCCTGGGAGGTTTTTGCCCGGCGTATTAAACCCGTTAATGCGGAACGGCTACAGCGACTCGACAGAATTGAGGAAAGATCCGGTGAGACACCTCCAAACCTTGAAGAATTGATCAGGGCATTCATCGAACCGGCAATCCGGATTAAGTTTGATGAACCTGAACGCACCAAACTTATTCTTAGGCTGGTTGCTCAATTACAATCGGATTCCGGGAATTTAGGTGACCATTTTGTTGATCTATTTGAAGAAGTAGCAACGCGATTCATAGCTGCATTTCAAGCCGCTCTTTCCCAGCATTCCCATGCAGAACTTTATTGGCGTTTTAAATTTATGCTCGGCGTCATGCATATGATCATGGCACAGCCTCCGGTGCAGGAAAGTAAAATATTTTCACCCCCGGAATTGGATCTGGAGAGTATTTTAGCCCACGTAATTCCGTTCCTGGTAGCAGGTTTTAAAACACCTACTTTAAATGTCTTAAAACAGGAATAA
- a CDS encoding efflux transporter outer membrane subunit, whose protein sequence is MVRKLFVLLLTLLFISCASAPSKQDIETGVTAPTSWQYSSTIAAEIDSAWWTEFNDPQLNQVLDEAFNKNYDLTIAAANFHSAAAQARIAGAPLYPQANLSFNGARNKQNFIGFPIPGAGGNVLSSTTTSFGVSMNVSWELDLWGRLRSDKAAAVAQLQATHADFIGARLSLAAQASKSWFAAIEAKRQMELSQATADSWLTSYERVQRRYENGLTSSLDLRLSRANLSIAEANLSARKSQYENVLRQLEILLRRYPSASMEINRELPETSREVPTGLPADLVSRRPDLAAAERRLAASYAGVSGAKAALLPQISLTSSGGTSSNQLNDLLNGNFSVWSIAGSLLQPIFQGGRLRANVDLAKTKTEIALAQYQRALLNAFAEVENALANEKYLNERQVALKEATRQSTAAQALAESQYNRGLINFVTMLETQRAAYDNERQLLTVRRQRLDARIDLYLALGGGFTVNKDKQIQDQENPL, encoded by the coding sequence ATGGTAAGAAAATTATTTGTTTTACTGCTGACACTTTTATTCATCTCATGCGCTTCGGCGCCGTCAAAACAAGATATAGAAACTGGGGTAACTGCTCCGACTAGCTGGCAATATTCTTCAACCATTGCTGCTGAAATCGATTCTGCATGGTGGACTGAATTTAACGATCCTCAACTGAACCAGGTTTTGGATGAAGCCTTCAATAAAAATTACGATCTAACCATTGCTGCTGCTAATTTTCATTCTGCAGCTGCCCAGGCAAGGATCGCCGGCGCTCCACTTTACCCACAAGCGAATCTTTCCTTTAACGGCGCCAGAAACAAACAAAATTTTATTGGATTTCCTATCCCTGGCGCCGGAGGCAACGTCTTAAGCAGCACAACGACTTCATTCGGTGTCTCGATGAATGTAAGCTGGGAGCTCGATTTATGGGGACGATTGCGATCGGATAAGGCAGCGGCTGTAGCTCAACTTCAAGCAACTCACGCTGATTTTATTGGCGCGAGGCTTTCTTTAGCTGCCCAGGCCAGCAAAAGCTGGTTTGCTGCCATTGAAGCAAAACGACAGATGGAATTATCGCAGGCTACGGCTGATAGCTGGCTCACATCTTATGAACGAGTTCAAAGACGCTACGAAAATGGCTTGACCAGTTCCCTGGATCTTCGTTTGTCTCGAGCCAATCTGTCTATTGCAGAAGCCAACCTCAGCGCCAGAAAATCCCAGTATGAAAATGTGTTACGGCAACTTGAAATACTCTTGCGACGATATCCTTCGGCAAGTATGGAAATAAACCGTGAACTTCCGGAAACATCAAGAGAAGTTCCAACTGGATTGCCAGCCGACCTGGTTTCACGCCGACCTGACCTGGCGGCTGCGGAACGACGTTTAGCTGCATCTTATGCCGGCGTTTCAGGCGCTAAAGCTGCACTGCTGCCGCAAATCAGTCTTACAAGCTCCGGAGGAACTTCCAGCAATCAGCTTAACGATTTATTAAATGGAAATTTTAGTGTTTGGAGTATTGCCGGTAGTTTGTTGCAACCTATCTTTCAAGGCGGGAGATTGCGTGCGAATGTCGATCTCGCTAAAACCAAAACTGAGATTGCCCTGGCACAATACCAACGTGCCCTTCTGAATGCCTTTGCTGAGGTTGAGAATGCCCTGGCTAACGAGAAGTACTTAAATGAACGGCAGGTTGCTTTAAAAGAAGCAACGCGACAATCTACAGCGGCCCAGGCTCTGGCAGAGTCACAGTACAATCGGGGCTTAATCAATTTCGTAACCATGCTGGAAACCCAGCGAGCAGCCTATGACAATGAACGGCAATTGCTTACCGTCCGCCGGCAGCGCCTTGATGCAAGAATCGATCTGTACCTGGCGCTGGGTGGTGGTTTTACAGTCAACAAAGACAAACAGATTCAAGATCAGGAGAATCCGTTATGA
- a CDS encoding efflux RND transporter periplasmic adaptor subunit, whose protein sequence is MKEKKKFVLPILVIFVSILGAIVIVASRPEVKPLPPEVSRKIIRAQKVYKQSVQMVVKSQGTVVPRTESVLVSQAAGLIIAVSPSFVVGGFFEKGDVLVSLDPRDYEFALTQVKHQVAQTELSLEIEGQEAKIAKEEWHRLNDGQAPPLVAREPQVNQARAALEAAKAGMLQAQLNLERTQIRAPFSGRVRNKHVDVGQYVTPGLAVAKIYAVDYVEVRLPIPDEELAYVDIPLDFRGAKTNHKGPIVILKTRFAGEEHEWQGYITRIEGEIDARSRMIHAVVRVENPYSKKPNSIRPPLTVGMFVYAEIEGKYVDDLYAIPRAALRDNGQVLIVDADERLRFRNVEPFRFDSEIVYIRSGLEDGEQICISTLQAVVDGMPVSVLEEKVYVGKETKLEETK, encoded by the coding sequence ATGAAGGAAAAGAAGAAATTTGTTCTACCTATATTGGTGATTTTTGTTAGCATCCTGGGTGCAATCGTGATTGTTGCATCCAGACCTGAAGTTAAGCCCTTACCTCCTGAGGTCTCAAGAAAAATAATTCGAGCGCAGAAAGTGTACAAACAAAGCGTTCAAATGGTAGTCAAATCGCAAGGAACTGTAGTACCTCGAACAGAAAGTGTACTGGTTTCCCAGGCGGCAGGGCTTATCATTGCCGTCTCGCCATCATTCGTTGTAGGTGGATTCTTTGAGAAAGGAGATGTTCTGGTTTCTCTCGATCCACGCGATTATGAATTTGCCCTGACACAGGTAAAACATCAAGTTGCCCAAACCGAGTTATCTTTGGAAATTGAAGGACAGGAAGCCAAGATTGCAAAAGAAGAATGGCATCGTTTAAATGATGGCCAAGCGCCTCCGTTGGTTGCCAGGGAGCCGCAGGTGAACCAGGCTCGCGCAGCGTTGGAAGCTGCTAAGGCAGGTATGTTGCAGGCCCAGCTCAATCTTGAACGAACCCAAATTCGAGCGCCGTTTTCAGGGCGGGTACGCAATAAGCATGTAGACGTTGGCCAGTACGTTACTCCCGGTTTGGCGGTAGCTAAGATTTATGCTGTTGATTATGTAGAAGTTCGTCTCCCCATACCCGATGAAGAACTTGCTTATGTTGACATTCCTTTGGATTTTCGTGGTGCAAAAACGAACCACAAAGGGCCAATAGTAATTCTGAAGACGCGCTTCGCAGGTGAAGAACATGAATGGCAGGGCTATATCACCCGGATTGAAGGAGAGATCGATGCACGCAGCAGAATGATTCATGCGGTCGTCCGGGTTGAAAATCCCTATAGCAAAAAACCCAACTCAATTAGGCCTCCATTAACAGTCGGGATGTTTGTGTATGCGGAAATCGAAGGGAAATATGTAGATGATTTGTATGCGATCCCGCGTGCTGCTCTTCGAGATAATGGCCAGGTCCTGATTGTGGATGCTGATGAGCGCTTACGATTTCGCAACGTTGAGCCATTTCGTTTCGATTCTGAAATTGTATATATTCGTTCAGGGCTGGAAGACGGAGAGCAAATTTGCATTTCGACACTTCAGGCAGTCGTCGATGGTATGCCGGTTAGTGTACTAGAAGAAAAAGTTTATGTAGGTAAAGAAACAAAATTAGAGGAGACCAAATGA
- a CDS encoding efflux RND transporter permease subunit, translated as MNRAIEWFAHNRVTANLLMIAIIVAGVISLSQIKLEVFPEFSADLIRVSVAYLGAAPEEVEEGVCVRVEEAIQDLEGIKKITATASENIGTVVIEVETGYDIRKLLDDIKSRVDAITTFPRETEKPVVQEILNRRQVINVAISGQADEKSLKFLGERIRDEISDLPEISQVELTAARPYEIAIEVSEEALRRYGLTFDEVAQAVRLSSLDLPGGSIKTSSGEISLRTKGQAYRGQEFENLILRTSADGTRLKLGDVATIVDGFAESDQFSRFNNEPTVLVQIFRVGEENALTVANAVKEYIAEAQLRMPEGIHLTTWQDDSLLLKDRLNLLLRNGRNGFILVFLALALFLRLRLAWWVTVGMIISFFGAFWVMPNFDVSINMISLFAFILVLGIIVDDAIIVGENVYTHLEQGKSSLRAAIEGAQGVAVPVTFAVLTTVAAFSPLLSVAGFMGKIMRVIPIIVIATLLFSLVESLLILPAHLSHLHLKNKKKPSWGLAKWWDKFQEGFAVKLRYFINVHYRNILDLALRWRYLSISLGVGMLILTIGLVAGGRIKFTFMPQVEADNVVALLTMPQGTSADVTAQAVKVLEENALKLKNEFKDGDSTPIQHILASVGSQPFLTRQMNPGGPSTSTFSGSHLGEVNLQLFSSEIRDVTSPELAQRWRELVGTVPDAEKLIFSSSLFSVGEAINFQLAGANYEELQLAANELKARIGEYPGVFDISDSFRGGKKEIKLKIKPEAEALGLSLSDLARQVRQAFYGEEVQRIQRGRDDIRVMVRYPENQRKSLGDLENMRIHIPGGGEVPFHIAAEVQQGIGFASINRTDRKRTINITADVDLSKANANEIVADISANVMPYLLEKYPGLSYSLEGEQSEQQKTLAGLGRGFLFALLIIYILLAIPFRSYSQPFIVMSAIPFGLIGAIWGHVFMGLNLTILSGFGVVALTGVVVNDSLLMVDFVNRARASGLPLHEAIREAGGSRFRPIMLTSLTTFAGLTPLLLERSLQAQFLIPMAISLAFGVMFATLITLILVPCIYHILEDVKVGLAKGWRRVRTEPELVEV; from the coding sequence ATGAATCGTGCCATAGAGTGGTTTGCTCATAACCGGGTAACGGCAAATCTTCTAATGATTGCCATTATTGTGGCTGGTGTTATATCTCTGTCACAAATAAAATTGGAAGTTTTCCCGGAGTTTTCTGCAGATTTGATTAGGGTCTCGGTAGCCTACTTAGGCGCTGCTCCGGAGGAAGTGGAGGAAGGTGTCTGCGTCCGAGTGGAAGAAGCGATTCAAGACCTTGAAGGAATTAAGAAAATCACTGCAACAGCATCGGAGAATATAGGTACTGTTGTGATAGAAGTTGAAACCGGTTATGATATTAGGAAATTGTTGGATGACATCAAATCCCGTGTAGATGCCATTACTACTTTCCCAAGGGAAACCGAAAAACCAGTGGTCCAGGAAATACTGAACCGCCGACAGGTTATCAACGTAGCCATTTCGGGCCAGGCGGATGAGAAAAGCCTTAAATTTCTCGGGGAGCGAATCAGGGATGAAATTAGCGACTTGCCGGAGATTAGTCAAGTGGAATTAACCGCTGCCCGGCCTTATGAAATTGCCATCGAAGTATCTGAAGAAGCATTGCGCCGCTATGGACTCACTTTCGATGAAGTGGCCCAGGCAGTTCGATTGTCTTCTTTGGATCTACCTGGTGGTTCGATTAAAACCAGTAGCGGTGAAATATCATTACGGACTAAAGGGCAGGCTTATCGCGGTCAAGAATTCGAAAATTTGATCTTGCGTACTTCAGCGGATGGAACGCGACTGAAACTGGGAGATGTTGCAACTATTGTCGATGGTTTTGCAGAAAGCGATCAATTTTCCAGGTTTAATAACGAACCTACGGTTCTGGTTCAAATTTTCAGAGTAGGAGAAGAAAATGCCCTAACAGTAGCCAATGCTGTAAAAGAGTATATCGCAGAAGCGCAATTGCGAATGCCGGAAGGAATCCACCTCACCACCTGGCAAGACGACTCGCTGCTGCTAAAAGATCGACTCAATTTACTTCTGCGTAACGGGCGCAACGGTTTTATATTGGTCTTTCTGGCTCTTGCATTATTTTTAAGATTAAGGCTGGCATGGTGGGTGACGGTAGGGATGATCATCTCGTTTTTTGGCGCATTTTGGGTGATGCCCAATTTTGATGTCTCCATCAATATGATCTCATTGTTTGCCTTCATACTGGTACTCGGTATCATCGTTGATGACGCAATTATAGTGGGAGAAAATGTTTATACACACCTGGAACAAGGTAAAAGTAGTTTAAGAGCGGCCATTGAAGGAGCACAAGGGGTCGCAGTTCCTGTGACCTTTGCCGTATTGACTACAGTAGCTGCATTTTCGCCTTTGCTTTCCGTTGCTGGTTTCATGGGAAAAATTATGAGAGTTATTCCCATTATTGTTATTGCTACACTGTTATTTTCCCTGGTTGAATCGTTGCTAATTTTGCCGGCCCACTTGTCTCATCTTCATCTCAAGAATAAAAAAAAACCAAGCTGGGGTTTAGCAAAATGGTGGGATAAATTTCAGGAGGGATTTGCCGTAAAATTACGCTACTTCATTAATGTACATTACCGCAATATTCTGGACCTGGCTTTGCGCTGGCGCTATCTTTCCATTTCCCTGGGTGTCGGGATGCTCATTCTTACCATTGGCCTGGTTGCCGGAGGCAGGATAAAATTTACTTTCATGCCCCAGGTTGAGGCTGACAATGTCGTAGCCCTCTTAACCATGCCCCAGGGAACATCCGCTGATGTTACCGCCCAGGCGGTTAAGGTCCTGGAAGAAAACGCCCTAAAACTGAAAAACGAATTTAAAGATGGAGACAGCACGCCAATTCAGCACATTCTGGCTTCGGTTGGCTCCCAACCGTTTCTTACTCGACAAATGAATCCTGGCGGTCCCAGCACAAGTACATTTAGTGGTTCCCATCTTGGTGAAGTAAACCTCCAGTTGTTTTCCTCTGAAATCCGTGATGTAACCAGCCCGGAATTAGCGCAACGATGGCGTGAGTTAGTCGGTACTGTGCCGGATGCTGAAAAATTGATTTTCTCCTCGTCATTGTTCTCTGTGGGTGAAGCGATCAATTTTCAATTAGCGGGTGCAAACTACGAAGAGCTCCAGCTAGCCGCGAATGAACTCAAAGCCCGGATTGGTGAATACCCCGGAGTTTTTGATATTTCAGACTCGTTTCGGGGTGGGAAAAAAGAGATCAAACTCAAAATAAAACCCGAAGCTGAAGCACTCGGACTTTCTCTTTCCGATCTGGCGCGGCAAGTGCGCCAGGCATTTTACGGTGAGGAAGTACAGAGAATTCAACGCGGTCGTGACGATATTCGTGTCATGGTTAGATACCCGGAGAACCAGCGAAAATCTTTGGGTGATCTTGAGAATATGCGTATTCATATACCTGGCGGGGGAGAAGTTCCGTTCCATATCGCGGCAGAAGTCCAACAAGGCATCGGCTTTGCTTCCATCAACCGCACTGACCGCAAAAGGACCATCAACATCACGGCAGATGTTGACTTAAGCAAAGCAAATGCCAACGAGATTGTCGCCGACATCAGCGCAAATGTGATGCCTTATCTGCTGGAAAAATACCCGGGCTTAAGTTATTCCCTTGAGGGTGAACAATCCGAACAGCAGAAGACCCTTGCCGGCTTGGGACGAGGATTTTTGTTTGCCTTGCTGATCATATATATTTTGCTTGCCATTCCTTTTCGCTCATATTCCCAACCTTTCATCGTGATGAGCGCTATTCCGTTTGGATTGATTGGTGCAATATGGGGTCATGTGTTTATGGGATTGAATTTAACCATCCTTTCCGGATTTGGCGTGGTTGCATTAACCGGTGTAGTGGTTAATGATAGCTTGTTGATGGTTGATTTCGTCAACCGGGCAAGGGCATCAGGACTGCCTCTTCATGAGGCCATCCGGGAGGCTGGGGGTTCTCGTTTTCGGCCGATCATGCTAACCTCATTGACCACTTTCGCCGGACTTACACCACTGCTCCTGGAAAGAAGCCTGCAGGCACAATTCCTGATTCCAATGGCCATTTCGCTTGCTTTTGGTGTCATGTTTGCGACTTTGATTACGCTGATATTAGTGCCTTGTATTTACCACATTCTGGAGGATGTGAAAGTAGGGTTGGCTAAGGGTTGGAGAAGAGTTCGAACTGAACCGGAATTGGTTGAGGTATGA
- a CDS encoding OsmC family protein produces MEARQVDASNKKLTAEVRGEVELEDNVLVIRRIHVLYRISATKEAKETIERVHSMHADYCPVYKSLHKAIEITTEYQLT; encoded by the coding sequence CTGGAAGCGCGTCAAGTTGATGCTAGCAATAAGAAGCTTACTGCGGAAGTCAGGGGAGAAGTTGAATTAGAAGACAATGTCCTTGTTATTCGGCGTATTCATGTACTCTATAGGATATCTGCAACAAAAGAGGCTAAAGAAACGATCGAACGCGTTCATAGTATGCACGCAGATTACTGTCCGGTTTATAAATCTTTGCATAAAGCGATTGAAATCACTACTGAATATCAACTAACCTGA
- a CDS encoding D-2-hydroxyacid dehydrogenase, protein MLSDKSILNLVIASYLEEEHVDRIRSVSKRLNVLYEPELLPTPRYAADHIGNPFTRTPDQENRWQKLLQRADILFDFDRTHLEDLPELAPHVLWIQATSAGIGQLVKRWQYHIRLPHTVITTATGIHAQPLTEFCVMAMTLFSRGFFTMAHGQKRKHWQRFAGTDLVERTLLIIGAGAIGSEVARCAKTLGMYVIGVKRRISGIDPSALNMDRLYAPNELHSALRSADYLVLCAPHTDKTDAMLGAEEFSLMPRGAIFINIGRGALVDEPDLIEALRSGQLGGACLDVFANEPLPENSPLWEMPNVLISPHSASTSDRENRRLTDLFCDNLNRFLSNKPMKNVFDVDNFY, encoded by the coding sequence ATGCTTTCAGACAAATCCATATTGAATCTAGTCATTGCCAGCTACTTGGAAGAAGAGCATGTGGATCGAATTCGATCTGTCAGCAAACGGTTGAATGTACTATATGAACCGGAGTTGCTTCCCACTCCTCGTTATGCTGCTGACCATATTGGCAATCCATTTACAAGGACACCTGACCAGGAAAACCGTTGGCAAAAACTTTTACAAAGAGCGGATATATTATTTGATTTTGACCGCACCCATCTTGAAGACTTACCTGAATTGGCCCCTCATGTTCTCTGGATACAAGCCACTAGTGCCGGAATCGGACAGCTCGTAAAACGCTGGCAATACCATATTCGTTTGCCCCACACTGTAATAACAACGGCAACTGGAATTCATGCACAGCCACTCACCGAATTTTGTGTAATGGCTATGACGCTATTCAGCCGGGGATTTTTTACCATGGCTCACGGCCAGAAGCGCAAACACTGGCAGCGCTTTGCCGGAACCGACCTGGTTGAGAGAACCCTGCTTATTATCGGCGCAGGTGCAATTGGTTCAGAAGTCGCACGTTGTGCCAAAACGCTAGGCATGTATGTGATTGGCGTAAAGCGGAGAATTTCCGGCATCGATCCTTCTGCCCTCAACATGGATCGTCTTTATGCTCCCAACGAACTTCACTCCGCTTTAAGATCGGCCGACTACCTGGTTTTATGCGCACCACATACGGATAAAACCGATGCCATGCTGGGGGCGGAAGAATTTTCGTTAATGCCCCGAGGCGCTATTTTTATTAATATCGGACGGGGTGCGTTGGTGGATGAACCCGATTTAATTGAAGCATTACGGTCCGGTCAGTTGGGTGGTGCTTGTCTCGATGTTTTTGCGAACGAACCGCTACCGGAAAATAGCCCCTTATGGGAAATGCCAAATGTGTTGATCAGTCCCCACTCCGCCAGTACCAGTGATCGCGAGAACCGCCGATTGACCGATCTGTTCTGCGATAATCTAAACCGATTCCTTTCTAATAAACCCATGAAGAATGTGTTTGATGTGGATAATTTCTATTAA
- a CDS encoding DPP IV N-terminal domain-containing protein has translation MKRSIIIVIALTALVFQSASLSGQNKPIDKANYLLASKFSPNKMKKMVFSTSVDPHWLKLSNRFWYSFETSEGKTFYIVDPVKRTKRPIFDNVKIAAMLTRITKDPYDAKHLPIDKIKFIKNETAIFFEVESSQDEKKEEKEEKEEKKEDQKKEEKKDDKKKVKNKKPKKKIFFFEYRLSTGKLTIVEDYKKPKKRPDWASIAPDSSVVIFSKNYNLFWMDMENYLKAVESEEDSTKEDSTIVEHPLTTDGEEYYSYQGRSRGETNVDKVKNKDKRKSVRIVWSRNSKKFAMTRSDSREVKDLWVINSVANPRPTLETYKYNMPGESEASQVELLVFDLSSEEKIVVQEDEFKDQQVSIITAARLAKNRDDDNRPSLWLAETPDKVYFTRTSRDLHRIDICVADAATGEVKVLIEERLNTYVETRRLGLVNNGQELIHWSERDGWAHFYLYDGNGNLKNQITSGPFHSENISGIDAENRVLYFTANAHESNEDPYYRHLYKVNFNGTGLTLLNPGNYNHTARPSDSNRFFVNTYSSVDTTPKSEVRDNRGNKIVDLETADLSLLMQAGYKFPKPYRVKADDGITDLYGVIYKPFDFDSTRKYPIIAYVYPGPQTESVSKSFSTRMDRTDRLAQFGFIVITVGNRGGHPSRSKWYHNYGYGNLRDYGLADKKAAIEQLADRYPFIDIDKVGIFGHSGGGFMSTAAMLVYPDFFKVAVSSSGNHENNVYNRWWSEKHHGVKEVTDKDGNIKFEYDIEKNSEIAKNLKGRLLITTGDIDNNVHPAGTIRLANALIKANKRFDFFVFPGQRHGYGDMNEYFFWLRSDYFCKHLIGNYAYTVDIIEMNREKKMSGKKKSR, from the coding sequence ATGAAAAGAAGTATTATTATTGTAATCGCGTTGACAGCCCTTGTATTTCAATCTGCAAGTTTATCAGGCCAAAATAAACCCATCGATAAAGCCAACTACCTGCTGGCTTCTAAGTTTTCGCCAAACAAGATGAAAAAAATGGTTTTTAGTACATCCGTGGATCCACATTGGCTTAAGCTAAGTAACCGATTTTGGTACTCCTTCGAAACTAGCGAAGGCAAGACATTTTACATAGTTGATCCGGTTAAACGAACGAAGCGCCCAATTTTCGATAATGTTAAAATAGCTGCCATGCTGACTCGGATAACCAAAGACCCTTATGATGCCAAACACCTTCCAATTGATAAAATCAAATTCATAAAGAATGAAACGGCAATCTTCTTTGAAGTAGAAAGTTCGCAAGATGAGAAGAAAGAAGAAAAAGAGGAAAAGGAAGAGAAAAAAGAAGATCAAAAAAAGGAAGAAAAAAAGGATGACAAGAAAAAAGTAAAAAATAAAAAACCCAAGAAAAAGATCTTCTTTTTTGAATACAGGCTTTCCACAGGAAAACTAACCATCGTAGAAGATTATAAAAAACCGAAGAAAAGACCGGATTGGGCATCTATAGCTCCGGATAGTTCAGTTGTTATCTTTTCCAAAAACTACAACCTGTTCTGGATGGACATGGAGAATTACCTGAAAGCCGTCGAGAGCGAAGAGGATTCTACAAAAGAGGATTCTACAATAGTGGAGCACCCTTTGACGACTGATGGTGAAGAGTATTATAGCTACCAGGGCCGGAGCCGAGGTGAGACTAATGTTGACAAGGTAAAGAACAAAGATAAACGAAAATCAGTTCGGATCGTCTGGTCCCGCAATTCAAAAAAGTTTGCAATGACTCGTTCCGACAGTCGTGAGGTTAAGGATTTATGGGTTATCAATTCTGTAGCAAATCCCAGGCCCACATTGGAAACCTATAAATATAACATGCCAGGTGAATCGGAAGCTTCCCAGGTTGAGCTCCTGGTTTTTGATTTATCCTCGGAAGAAAAGATAGTTGTCCAGGAAGATGAATTTAAAGATCAGCAGGTTTCCATCATTACCGCAGCGCGATTAGCGAAGAATCGTGATGATGACAATAGACCCAGTCTTTGGTTAGCAGAAACTCCGGATAAAGTTTACTTCACCAGAACCAGTCGCGACCTGCACCGGATCGATATTTGTGTTGCGGATGCAGCCACTGGCGAAGTCAAAGTTTTGATTGAGGAAAGGCTCAACACTTATGTGGAAACTCGCCGACTTGGACTTGTCAACAACGGCCAAGAATTGATCCACTGGTCTGAACGGGATGGTTGGGCTCATTTTTATCTTTATGATGGAAACGGTAATCTAAAGAATCAAATTACTTCAGGTCCTTTTCACAGTGAAAACATCTCCGGGATCGATGCTGAAAACCGGGTTCTCTATTTTACAGCGAATGCCCACGAATCCAATGAAGACCCTTACTACAGGCATTTATATAAAGTAAATTTTAACGGTACGGGACTTACGCTGTTGAATCCTGGCAACTATAACCACACGGCTCGCCCCAGCGACTCCAATCGCTTTTTTGTCAATACGTATTCCAGTGTGGATACAACGCCAAAATCAGAAGTGCGGGATAATCGCGGCAACAAAATTGTGGACCTGGAGACTGCAGATCTGTCATTATTGATGCAGGCCGGCTACAAATTTCCGAAACCCTACCGAGTGAAAGCAGATGATGGTATTACGGATTTGTACGGCGTCATATATAAACCTTTCGATTTCGATTCCACCAGGAAATACCCGATCATTGCCTATGTATATCCCGGTCCCCAAACTGAGTCGGTCAGCAAATCTTTTTCTACCCGGATGGACAGAACCGATCGGCTGGCCCAGTTTGGATTTATAGTCATTACTGTGGGCAACCGCGGCGGTCATCCAAGCCGCTCAAAATGGTACCACAACTATGGATATGGCAATCTCCGTGATTATGGATTGGCAGACAAAAAAGCAGCCATCGAACAACTAGCGGATCGGTATCCATTTATCGACATCGACAAAGTGGGGATCTTTGGTCATTCGGGCGGTGGTTTTATGTCAACAGCCGCAATGCTTGTTTACCCGGATTTCTTTAAAGTGGCCGTTTCTTCATCAGGAAATCATGAAAATAATGTCTATAATCGCTGGTGGAGTGAAAAACACCATGGCGTCAAAGAGGTTACGGACAAAGACGGCAACATCAAATTTGAATACGATATCGAGAAGAATTCGGAAATTGCTAAAAATTTAAAAGGACGTTTGTTAATAACCACTGGCGATATCGATAACAACGTTCATCCTGCCGGCACAATTCGGTTGGCGAATGCTTTAATCAAAGCAAACAAACGCTTTGATTTCTTTGTATTTCCGGGACAGAGACATGGTTATGGCGATATGAACGAATATTTTTTCTGGTTAAGATCGGATTATTTTTGCAAACATTTGATTGGAAATTATGCTTACACAGTGGACATCATTGAAATGAACCGTGAAAAGAAAATGAGTGGAAAGAAAAAGAGTAGGTAG